Part of the Phycisphaeraceae bacterium genome, CCCGTGCCGCACGGCGTCGATCCCGTCGAGTACCTCGCGTCGTTCGACAGCGAGCTGCGTCGGGTGGACCGCACGCTGCGCTCGCTCGCGCGCGCCGGGGTCCGTGATTTCAGCGTTCGTGAGAACGACGAGGGCATGCCCGAGCTGACCTGCATCGTCGCGCCGAACTCGGGCGCGTGGCAGGCGGGCCTGCGCGACACCGATGTCGTGGTCAGCGTCGCCGGCCAGGTCATCGCGCAGCCGACGGAGTTCGTCGAGCGCATCGCGACGGCGCTCTCGGCCTCGCCGCGGGTGCGCCTGCCCCTGCAGGTCCGCGGCGTCGACGGCGAGGTCCGCACAGTCACCCTCTCGCTGGAGCGCCAGTGAGCGAGCACGCGACGCCGATCGCGGTCATGCTGTCCGGGTCCGGGCGCACGCTCGTGAACCTCTGCGAGCGCATCGACTCCGGTCGCCTGCCGGCGCGCGTCGGGCTCGTGATCGCGTCGCGCGAGTGCCTCGGGGCGCAGCGCGCGCGCGAGCGTGCTCTACCCACGATCGTCGAGCCGGGGAACATCGAGCGGGCCCGGCTGGGCGCGCTGCTGCGCGAGCACGGCGTGCGATGGGTCGTTCTCGCCGGCTATCTCCGGCTGCTGTCCGTGCCCGAGGGTTTCGAGGGACGCATCGTCAACATCCACCCGGCGCTGCTGCCCGCCTTTGGCGGGAAGGGGATGTACGGCGACCGCGTGCACCAGGCGGTGCTCGATCACGGCTGCAAGGTGACCGGGTGCACCGTCCACCTCTGCGACGAGCGCTACGACACGGGGCCCATCCTGGCGCAGGCGACCTGCGAGGTGCGCGACGACGACAGCGCGTCCACTCTCGCGGCTCGCGTCTTCGCGCTGGAATGCGAGGTCTACCCCGAGACGATCGCGGCGCTGCTCGAGGGGCGCGTCGAGATCGAGGGGCGCCGATCGAGGATCTTTCCTGGCGACCCTGCGAACCAGAGGGCATGAGACCCCTCGCGACGACGACGCTGCTGGCCATCCTGTCGCTGTGCGTTGGTGCGTCGGCCGCCCCGGGGATGGCGCCGGCGCCTGCCGCTGAGCGCTCGCTGGATCTCGGCGAGGCGAAACGACTCGCGGCCGAGATGCTGGAGCGGGGGGACTATCGGGGAGCCCGCCCGCTGCTCGAGCAGATCGCGTCGATCGACGCCGCCGATTTCGGCGCTCGCTACAACCTCGCGTGCGTGCTCGCGCGCGAGGGCGACGCGCCGGGCGCCGAGGCGGCGCTGCGAGCCGCGATCGGGGTCGGCTTCGTCGACTTCGGGCACATGCTGCGCGACCCCGACCTCGCGCCGCTGCGCGGGGGCGAGGTCTTCGAGACGGTGCGCCGCGACTGGCGCGCGATCCTCGATGTGCGGGGCGAGGCGGACCTGCGCGCCGCGAAGGAGGCGCTCGGCCCGCGCTACACCCACGTGCGCGACGACGGCCTGCGCATCCACATCCTCTCGTCGTTCCGCGAAGCGCCGACGCGCGAGGCGCACGAAGAACTGCGGCGAGTTGCACGGTTCGTCGACGAGGCGATGTTCGACACTTCGTCGCCCGAGGACCGCCCGGACCCCTGGGTGCTCGTCGTCCTGCCCACGCGAGAGCATTTCCTGCGATTCGTGCCGTTCGAGGGTGTTGGAGGGGTGTACGACCACGACCGGCGCACGCTCGCGACGCGCGATCTGGGGCCGAGTCTGCGCCACGAGTTCGTCCACGTGCTGCATCACCGGCGCATGACGCGTCTGGGGCAGCGACACGCGTTCTGGCTGCAGGAAGGCCTCGCGTCGATCGTGGAGCGGGTCGAGCGTGACGGCGGGGGCGAGTCGGACGGGCTGCGTCCTCGCGTGAACTGGCGGATGAACATCGCGCGTCGGCTCGCCGAGCCGCGCCGGCTGACGCCGTGGGAGCAGCTCTTCGGGCTGGACGCGAGACGGTTCATGACGACGCGACCGCAGGCGATGTACGCGCAGTCCTACGCCGCCGCGATGATGCTGCACGAGCTGGGCGAGCTTCGTCGCTGGATGGCCGCGTATGAGCGCGGCTTCGACGAGGACCCGACCGGGGTGGGCGCGTTCGTCGAGGTGCTGGGCGTTCCCTCGGCGCAGGCGCAGCGCGCGTTCCGCGACTGGGTGGCGGCGCAGCCCTCGGTCGCCGATTCGTTCTCGGATGGGTCGACCTCGCTCGGCGCGTCCCTGACCGAGGGCGCGGACGAGGGGCCTCGCGTCGCGACGGTGTTCGCCCGGCGCCCTCGCGCCGCCGACCCGGCGGCGGGGCTGCGCCCGCGCGATGTGCTGCTCTCGGTCAACGGTGCGCCCACGAGGACGGTGGGGGAGGCGGTCCAGGCGCTTGAGGGGCTCGCCCCGGGCGAGCGGGTCGTCGTCGAGGTGCGCCGGGGGCGTCTGTCGCTGGAGTTCGAGGTCGAACTCGTCGCGTACGACGAGCGTAGAGCGCACGGCGCGTCGGGCGGCTTTGCGGCGCCCTGACGCGTCTCCTACACTGGCGATCTCAGCCGGGCAACGCACCCCGTGACGCGTCATCAGCGCAGAGACCCTGCCGAATTATGTCTAAGCAGCCCGATCGGACCTTCCTGGCAGACTTCCGCCACCGCTTCCTCCGGGGTCTCGCGATCCTCTTGCCCTCGGTCCTGACGTTCTGGCTGCTCTGGGCGGCGTTCGGGTTCGTCGAGAAGAAGGTTGCCGAGCCGATCAACTCGGGGATCCGGCAGGGCGTGATCTACTTCGCGCCGCGCGTGCTCGACCCGTCCGAGCAGCCCGACTGGTTCACGGTTCCAGAGGAGCGCGTGCGCGAGGTGATCCAGCAACGCCGGGCGCAGGCGCTGCCCGCGATGTCGGCGGAGCAGATCCGGGCTCGGGCGCGGGCCGAGAACTTCCGCGAGTGGTGGAACGACCGGTGGTACCTCCGTTTCATCGGGTTGTTCGTCGCGATCATCCTGTTCTATCTGGCGGGCGTGCTGCTCGGGAACTTCCTCGGGAAGCGTCTCTACGAGCGCCTCGAGCGTCTGATGATCCGCGTTCCGGGCGTGAAGCAGGTCTACCCGTATGTCAAACAGGTCGTCGAGTTCCTGTTCGGGGAGAACCAGAAGATCCAGTTCAAGCGCGTGGTGCTGGTCGAGTACCCTCGCAAGGGGATCTGGACGCTGGGGCTGCACACCGGCGGCGCGATTCGGAAGATCGAGGAGAAGCTCGGGGAATGCGTGACGGTCTTCATCCCGAGCAGCCCGACGCCCTTTACCGGCTACACGATCATCGTGCCCAAGGACAGCGTGATCGACGCGCCCCTGACCATCGACGAGGCGCTGCGGTTCGTGGTGTCGGGCGGCGTGCTCGTCCCCGAGCACCAGCGGGGTCTGGGCGACATCGCCGAGGGGGAGGGGCCGGAAACCGTTGCGCCGGGCCGCGCGGCGGTGGGGCTCCCGGCTACGATGAGGAATATCGGAGTCGCCGGCATCGGCGCCGACCAAGCCCAACCCGGGATCCAGCCCGGTAAGACCCCCTGAAAGGGACTGTCATGAGGATCGAAGTGACGGCGCGCCACATGGAACTCACGCCGCCTATCCAGGACTACGCCGAGAAGCGCTGCGACAAGCTGGTCAAGTTCTTCAATGGGGTGCTTGAGTTCGATGTCGTGATCGAGACCGAGCGCAACGACTTCAAGGTCGAGATCATCGCCGACGTGGTCGGGCACAAGGACCTGGTCGGTCAGGCCAGGGGCGCCGACGTGTACGCGTGCATCGACGAGGCGGCCGACAAGGTGGCCCGCCAGCTGACGGATTACAAAGAGCAGCTCCGCGCCCACCACTGACGGGCGTCCAACGGGCCCCGGGGCGTATCCCGGGGGCCTCCCCTGTGCGCGTCACGGGCGTAGCATGAGTCGAACCGGCTTCAGCGCCGACGGAGCGATCCCTTCCATGAAACTCAGCGAGATTGTTGTTCCTGACGCCGTCGTGACCGAGCTCGCCGCATCCGAGCGGGACGCCGTCGTGTCGGAACTCGTGGATTCCCTCGTGAGCGCAGGGGCCATCACCCCTGCGCAGCGCGAGTCGGTCTTCAGCTCGATCATCGAGCGCGAACGGCGCGGCTCCACCGGGTTCGGCAAGGGCGTCGCGGTGCCCCACGTGCGCCACCCCGAGGCCGATCGCGTCAGTCTCGCCGTCGGGTTGTCGCAGCGCGGCGTGGATTTCAACTCGCTCGACAAGCAGCCCGTCTACACGGTGTTCCTGCTCGTCAGCCCTGCCGACAAGCACGAAGAGCACCTCCGCGCGATGGAGGTGATCTTCAAGAACCTCAGCATGGACACCTTCCGCCGGTTCCTCCGTCAGGCGGGCTCGCGCGACGAGGTCATCACGCTGCTCGAAGAGGCGGACAGCCGTCAGTTCACCGCCTGAGTCAGGCGCCCCCGACGACGCGCCGCGCGGGCCGCGTCCCTCGGGCCACTCGTCCCCATGCCCTGCGCAGGGCGCACCTGCCTTGTCGAGTCGCGCGACGATCACCGTGAAGATCCAGAACCGACTCGGGCTCCACGCGCGCCCGGCGATGTCGTTCGTCGAGATCGCGGCGTCGATGCCCTGCTCGGTCCTCGTGCGCAAGGGCGACCAGCAGGTGGATGGCAAATCGATCATGCAGATGATGATGCTCGCCGCCACGCAGGGCACCGAGCTCGAGATCATCGCCGAGGGCGACGAGTGCGACCGCGCGATCACCGTGCTGAAAGAGCTCGTCGACGGGCGCTTCGGCGAAGAATGAGCGGGCGCGTCAGCCGCCCATGACCACGCCGGGGTGCGCGCCGGGCGTCGACGGGGCGGTCGCCGGGACATCCTTCTCATCGACGCGATCGATCTGCGCGCCCAGCGCCGCGAGACGAACTTCCATCTCTTCGTAGCCGCGATCGAGGTGGTACACGCGGTTGATCACCGTGCGACCCTCGGCGGCCATGCCGGCGAGCACGAGACTCGCCGACGCGCGGAGGTCCGACGCCATCACCGGCGCGCCGACCAGACGCGGCACGCCGGACACGACGACCGTCGAGCCCTGCCGGATCGTCTGCGCGCCCATGCGCGCGAGCTCCGCGACGTGCAGGAAACGGTCGGGGTAGATCTTCTCGGTGACGACGCTGTTGCCCTTCGCGAGACACAGCAGCGCCATCATCTGCGCCTGCAGGTCGGTCGGGAAGCCGGGGTGCGGCTGCGTGACCACCTGCGTGGGCTGCAGAGGTCCGTTCACGTGGACATCGCAGCGAGCGCGCAGCCGGTCGGGGCCGGGGTGCTCGAGGATCGAGACGCCCACCTGCTGGAGCCGGTCGACCGCCGCCGCGAGCGCGTCGAGCGGGCAGTTCTCGAGGGTGACCGACCCCCCGGTGATCGCGGCGGCGATCATGTAGGTGCCGGCCTCGATGCGGTCGGCCATGACCCGGTGCTTCGCGCCCGAGAGCGCTTCGACGCCCTCGATGACGATGCGCGGCGAACCTGCGCCCTGGATGTTCGCGCCCATCGCGTTGAGCATGGTCGCCAGGTCGACGATCTCGGGCTCGCACGCGGCGCACTCGATGATGGTCCGACCGTCGGCGAGGGCCGCGGCGCACATGACGTTCGCGGTCCCGAGCACGGTCGAGCCGAACGGCCCGCCCAGGAAGACACGCGCGCCGCGCAGGCGCCGGCGTCCGCGCTCGTCGCGCGGGGCGCGCGCGACGATGTCGCCTGAATCGAGCGTGACCTCGGCCCCGAGGGCGCGCATGCCGGCGATGTGCAGGTCGACGGGCCGGTCGCCGATCGCGCAGCCCCCGGGCATGGAGATCCGCGCCACGCCCCGCCGCGCGAGCATGGGCCCGAGCGTGCAGATGCTGGCGCGCATGGTGCGCACGATCTCGTAGGTCGCGTGGCTCTCGCTCTCGTCGCTGGTGCGCAGCGTCATGCGCGAGGGCGTGCGCTCGTCGCGCGAGGATTCAACGCCCAGCGAATCGAGCAGGCGCTGCAGGTTGTCGATGTCGGCGAGCTGCGGAGCGTCGTCGAGGACGACGGGCTGGTCGGTCAGCAGCGCCGCGGCCATCAGGGGCAGCGCCGCGTTCTTGCTCCCGTTAACGCGGACCCGACCCGAAAGTCGACGACCGCCCTGAATCACGAAGGCGTCCATGCCTCGCTCGCCTTTCTCGCGTTCGCGCCGGCGCTGCCGGCGTCTCGCGTCCTCACCGCTCGCCTCGCTGGACCGACCCGCCCGCGGCGCGCCACGCGTCCAGCCCACCGGCGAAGAACTCCACCGTCCCGTGCTGACCGAGCGTCATCAGTCGCTTCGTCATCGCGACGCCGACGGCGGAGCCGGGGTTCTGTCCGTAGACAACGACCCGTCGCGCGCTGCTCAGCGCCGGGATCGGGCGGTTGTCGCTGGGTATATCGGTCAGGCGGAGGTTCACGGCGCCGGGAATGTGGCCCGCCGCGAACTCTTCCGGCGTGCGCACATCCACGAACACCGTCCGGCTTTCGGCATGCGCCCGGGTCGCGACCGACGGATCGATCCGGCGCACCGACCGGTCGCTCACCGACGACGAGCACCCGAAGGCGAGCAGGAAACCCGCGGCCAGCGCGCCGATCATCAGGGGACGTGTGAATCCGGAACGCCCGTCGCGGCGGAACCTCCGGTGCCCGAACGTGTCGTATCGCTGTCCAGTCATGGTCGTACCTTACCGGGGCGAGCAGCGCCCGGTGTCGGCTTGGAGCAGGAAATGCCAGAGAACTCCCGTCCCGTCGAGCAGGATCCGAACACGCCACGCGAACTCGCGCCGTCCCCGGCCCGCTGGGGGGCGTCCAGATCGTTCCTCGTGTCGGTCGCGATCGCCGCCGCCGCGTTCGGCTCCGCCGCGTTCGGCCAGGCGCCCAAGGGGGGCGCCGACCCGCTCGGAGAGGTCCTCGCCCAGAGCGAGCCCGAGGACGGGTCCGAACTCGTGAGCATGCGCGTGCTGCTGACCCCCAAAGTGATGTTCCCCGACTACCCGGCGGTCCTCGCCGTCGTCTTCGACATCGAGCCGGGCTGGCACGTCTACTGGAAGAACAGCGGCGACACGGGCATGCCCATCCGGCTCTCGTTCGACCTTCCCGAGGGCCTCCGGGCCGGCAATGTCTATTGGCCCGGCCCGAAGCGCTACCCCATGCCCGGAGGCCTGCTCGATTTCATCTACGAGGATCAGGTCGTGCTCTTCGTCCCCATCCACGGCGAGGGGGGACCGCGTGAGTCGCTCGATATCGGCGTCAAGGCCGAATGGCTCGTGTGCAAAGAGGCGTGCCTCCCCGGGGAAGCCACGGTCCGGACGACGATCGTCGCCGGATCGTCGGTGGCCGCGGCGGACGAGCGGATGCTCGACCGGCACCTGTCTCGCCTGCCCCTGCCCCTTTTCTCCCGCGCGACCGTGTCGTGGGACGGGACGACGATGGTGGTCGATTGCAAGGGGGCGACAGGGATGACATTCTTCCCGGAGTACGATCGTAAGGCCATGCCTGTCAACATCTTGCGTGACGGCGAGGTCGCCGGGGAACAGCTCCGGGTCGATTTCGCGGAGACCGTCCGGGAGGCCGGACGCGTCCGGGGCGTTCTGGAGATCCGGAACAACATCGGTCGATCGGCGTTCTATGAGGTGGACATCGCGCCGCCGCGCTGAAGGTGCATCCGCTCGCGCGGGTTGGCTGAATCACTGAACAAGACACCCGGTCGTCCGTTGGCCGGGGTTTACTTTCGAGTCTCGAGCGTGTTCCGTCGAACACGCGCCGCTCCCGGGTTCGGGAGGATCGGGGCTCGTCATGGAGGTACTGAACGATGATCTCGATGAAATCGCTCGCCGGGTTCGTAACTGTTGCCTCGATCGCCGGCGCCGCCCTGATCGGCTCCGCGTCCGCTGACCAGCAGGGCGCGAAGGCCGACAAGCCCGCCGCCGCGAAGGCCCAGGCCAAAGTCGGGGAGAAGGCCCCGAACTTCACCCTCACCGACACCGACGGCACGCAGCACTCGCTGAGCGACTTCGCCGGCAAGGTCGTCGTGCTCGAGTGGTTCAACCCCGGCTGCCCGTTCGTCGTGAAGCATCACGAGAAGAACAAGACCATGGCTGATCTCGCGGCCGAGTTCGGCGC contains:
- a CDS encoding phosphoribosylglycinamide formyltransferase, which translates into the protein MSEHATPIAVMLSGSGRTLVNLCERIDSGRLPARVGLVIASRECLGAQRARERALPTIVEPGNIERARLGALLREHGVRWVVLAGYLRLLSVPEGFEGRIVNIHPALLPAFGGKGMYGDRVHQAVLDHGCKVTGCTVHLCDERYDTGPILAQATCEVRDDDSASTLAARVFALECEVYPETIAALLEGRVEIEGRRSRIFPGDPANQRA
- a CDS encoding PDZ domain-containing protein yields the protein MRPLATTTLLAILSLCVGASAAPGMAPAPAAERSLDLGEAKRLAAEMLERGDYRGARPLLEQIASIDAADFGARYNLACVLAREGDAPGAEAALRAAIGVGFVDFGHMLRDPDLAPLRGGEVFETVRRDWRAILDVRGEADLRAAKEALGPRYTHVRDDGLRIHILSSFREAPTREAHEELRRVARFVDEAMFDTSSPEDRPDPWVLVVLPTREHFLRFVPFEGVGGVYDHDRRTLATRDLGPSLRHEFVHVLHHRRMTRLGQRHAFWLQEGLASIVERVERDGGGESDGLRPRVNWRMNIARRLAEPRRLTPWEQLFGLDARRFMTTRPQAMYAQSYAAAMMLHELGELRRWMAAYERGFDEDPTGVGAFVEVLGVPSAQAQRAFRDWVAAQPSVADSFSDGSTSLGASLTEGADEGPRVATVFARRPRAADPAAGLRPRDVLLSVNGAPTRTVGEAVQALEGLAPGERVVVEVRRGRLSLEFEVELVAYDERRAHGASGGFAAP
- a CDS encoding DUF502 domain-containing protein, encoding MSKQPDRTFLADFRHRFLRGLAILLPSVLTFWLLWAAFGFVEKKVAEPINSGIRQGVIYFAPRVLDPSEQPDWFTVPEERVREVIQQRRAQALPAMSAEQIRARARAENFREWWNDRWYLRFIGLFVAIILFYLAGVLLGNFLGKRLYERLERLMIRVPGVKQVYPYVKQVVEFLFGENQKIQFKRVVLVEYPRKGIWTLGLHTGGAIRKIEEKLGECVTVFIPSSPTPFTGYTIIVPKDSVIDAPLTIDEALRFVVSGGVLVPEHQRGLGDIAEGEGPETVAPGRAAVGLPATMRNIGVAGIGADQAQPGIQPGKTP
- the raiA gene encoding ribosome-associated translation inhibitor RaiA, with the translated sequence MRIEVTARHMELTPPIQDYAEKRCDKLVKFFNGVLEFDVVIETERNDFKVEIIADVVGHKDLVGQARGADVYACIDEAADKVARQLTDYKEQLRAHH
- a CDS encoding PTS sugar transporter subunit IIA, which produces MSRTGFSADGAIPSMKLSEIVVPDAVVTELAASERDAVVSELVDSLVSAGAITPAQRESVFSSIIERERRGSTGFGKGVAVPHVRHPEADRVSLAVGLSQRGVDFNSLDKQPVYTVFLLVSPADKHEEHLRAMEVIFKNLSMDTFRRFLRQAGSRDEVITLLEEADSRQFTA
- a CDS encoding HPr family phosphocarrier protein, yielding MKIQNRLGLHARPAMSFVEIAASMPCSVLVRKGDQQVDGKSIMQMMMLAATQGTELEIIAEGDECDRAITVLKELVDGRFGEE
- the murA gene encoding UDP-N-acetylglucosamine 1-carboxyvinyltransferase, translating into MDAFVIQGGRRLSGRVRVNGSKNAALPLMAAALLTDQPVVLDDAPQLADIDNLQRLLDSLGVESSRDERTPSRMTLRTSDESESHATYEIVRTMRASICTLGPMLARRGVARISMPGGCAIGDRPVDLHIAGMRALGAEVTLDSGDIVARAPRDERGRRRLRGARVFLGGPFGSTVLGTANVMCAAALADGRTIIECAACEPEIVDLATMLNAMGANIQGAGSPRIVIEGVEALSGAKHRVMADRIEAGTYMIAAAITGGSVTLENCPLDALAAAVDRLQQVGVSILEHPGPDRLRARCDVHVNGPLQPTQVVTQPHPGFPTDLQAQMMALLCLAKGNSVVTEKIYPDRFLHVAELARMGAQTIRQGSTVVVSGVPRLVGAPVMASDLRASASLVLAGMAAEGRTVINRVYHLDRGYEEMEVRLAALGAQIDRVDEKDVPATAPSTPGAHPGVVMGG
- a CDS encoding rhodanese-like domain-containing protein; protein product: MTGQRYDTFGHRRFRRDGRSGFTRPLMIGALAAGFLLAFGCSSSVSDRSVRRIDPSVATRAHAESRTVFVDVRTPEEFAAGHIPGAVNLRLTDIPSDNRPIPALSSARRVVVYGQNPGSAVGVAMTKRLMTLGQHGTVEFFAGGLDAWRAAGGSVQRGER